The Mytilus trossulus isolate FHL-02 chromosome 13, PNRI_Mtr1.1.1.hap1, whole genome shotgun sequence genome has a segment encoding these proteins:
- the LOC134695041 gene encoding macrophage mannose receptor 1-like, protein MLNFCYILVVACSLYHVSSAGKLTRQCKESKGKCGVTTDVSCNRMFGPGWVEHGKCCNSRPCCVESKCEDIPNIPNGKVTKTGTSIGSTATFSCFIGYKLRGNQPITCTEDGWSDYPPICYAYPDSIVHFKGSTYKFHYRNLEWLQAEIHCKGQGGNLTSIETEDENNYLKYVANLIPGFWWIGLSDIKTEGSFQWTLSQQLKFTDWYQGPPIQPDDEDDSGGSNADCVLLNPYKSYQWSDEICRIGALAICEF, encoded by the exons ATGCTGAACTTTTGTTATATTCTTGTTGTTGCCTGCAGCCTATACCATGTATCGAGTGCTGGAA AACTCACTCGGCAATGTAAGGAATCGAAAGGAAAATGCGGAGTAACCACAGATGTAAGTTGTAATAGGATGTTTGGTCCTGGATGGGTAGAACACGGCAAATGCTGTAATTCAAGACCGTGTTGTGTCGAAT CTAAATGTGAAGACATTCCAAATATTCCAAACGGGAAAGTGACAAAAACTGGTACATCTATTGGTTCTACCGCAACtttttcatgtttcattggGTATAAGTTACGTGGGAACCAGCCAATCACGTGCACTGAAGATGGATGGAGTGACTATCCTCCAATTTGTTATG CTTATCCAGATAGTATTGTTCACTTTAAAGGATCAACGTACAAATTTCACTACAGAAATTTAGAATGGCTTCAAGCAGAG ATTCATTGTAAAGGGCAAGGTGGCAATCTGACAAGTATTGAAACTGAGGACGAAAACAATTATCTAAAATATGTAGCTAATTTGATACCAG GTTTTTGGTGGATAGGCCTATCGGATATAAAGACTGAAGGATCATTTCAGTGGACTTTGAGTCAACAACTAAAATTTACTGATTGGTATCAAGGTCCACCCATACAACCAGATGATGAAGATGATTCTGGTGGTTCTAATGCGGACTGTGTTCTATTGAATCCATATAAATCATATCAATGGTCTGATGAAATATGCCGCATAGGTGCATTAGCAATTTGTGAATTTTG a